A genomic stretch from Bordetella sp. N includes:
- a CDS encoding MFS transporter has product MREPLLRILGGLRRRPVLEVTLACLAVLLLAQTLMGALSLAALDRLVADTTADRVEVVARRVAGNIDNGLRLGKPLAQYFGMDALLRDGTRGSDDLAGIAVLLPDGSPVAGHGDVPGAAALARALFRSQGAAPPHDMTARPSGALLSSTGGRVVVAVPLDGPRTGVLVVSAVRDAAAAHTLMWRSVAVLVAVTAVVGLALAAAFKFLVPLTTLAAGGRARFVVPLIALLLAQGVYAAYTVQTFREGWLRVTRENVAVLARGLQTDLDRILGYGIPIDKLKGVEAPFQRLAATFPAIREIDLTDASGRTLNRADSRGPLPQAEAGAGVDDLALMLPLTGRRDTTAAGSPQATAAAAPATAGAAQGSLVVRLSAEVLDAGVRSRMIDAITVVAVALVAAMEMLLLLSLLMNRAIAARGLATDGTRVGPDDASDIGRIARPVMFGFLFAWAMPLSFLPLYARSLPEGWINLPPNVLLALPISVEMGCGLLTALLAGRLTDRRGWQFPVLTGLGVTFLGMLACAGASSLPAFAGARGLVGLGYGLTWMGLQGFIVTRSPAQYRGRNMTSVIAGLFAGHLTGAAVGAMLMEQLGFRFVFGIGALMLAMPVLGVLILMRPYMAKAADRVKAAVANAASAAASVASAAAGSAAVAVAATAAAAATPTGKPPRAGFARTARLVFTRDFGLLLLGSVIPFSVAQVGLLSFALPLYLEHAGVAASSIGRVLMIYGLCVIYVGPLMGRLVDRSTAKKTWIVLGGIVGSAGMIGLYFGGGLAAATLAVFLLAVASCFSGASQSPYMLALPRVQGYGAAGATSVMRAADKLGQMAGPLMLGALFGSIGMNTSLAIVGGVYLAATLLFLLLAPSRAAIKMR; this is encoded by the coding sequence ATGCGCGAACCTCTGCTGCGTATCCTTGGCGGGCTGCGTCGCCGCCCCGTCCTGGAAGTCACCCTCGCCTGCCTGGCGGTCTTGTTACTTGCGCAGACCCTGATGGGCGCGCTGAGCCTGGCGGCATTGGATCGCCTGGTCGCCGATACCACCGCGGACCGTGTCGAAGTCGTGGCGCGACGCGTGGCCGGCAATATCGACAACGGGTTAAGGCTGGGCAAGCCCCTGGCGCAATACTTTGGCATGGATGCGCTGTTGCGCGATGGCACGCGGGGCTCGGACGACCTGGCCGGCATCGCCGTGTTGCTGCCGGACGGCAGCCCGGTAGCGGGACATGGCGATGTGCCCGGCGCGGCAGCGCTCGCGCGGGCGCTGTTCCGGAGCCAGGGCGCGGCGCCCCCGCATGACATGACGGCCCGCCCGTCGGGCGCATTGCTGAGCTCGACCGGTGGCCGTGTGGTGGTGGCGGTGCCCCTGGATGGCCCGCGCACCGGTGTCCTGGTGGTGTCCGCCGTGCGTGACGCCGCCGCCGCGCATACCCTGATGTGGCGCAGCGTCGCCGTGCTGGTCGCGGTTACCGCCGTGGTCGGCCTGGCGCTGGCCGCGGCGTTCAAATTCCTGGTGCCCCTGACCACCCTGGCGGCAGGCGGACGAGCCCGCTTCGTCGTGCCGCTGATCGCTCTGCTGCTGGCGCAGGGCGTGTACGCCGCATACACGGTGCAGACCTTCCGTGAAGGCTGGCTGCGGGTCACCCGCGAAAACGTCGCCGTGCTGGCGCGCGGCCTGCAGACCGACCTCGACCGCATCCTCGGTTATGGCATCCCGATAGACAAGCTGAAAGGTGTCGAAGCGCCGTTCCAGCGACTCGCCGCCACCTTTCCCGCCATCCGCGAAATCGACCTGACCGACGCCAGCGGCCGCACGCTCAATCGCGCGGACAGCCGTGGCCCGCTGCCTCAGGCGGAAGCCGGCGCCGGCGTGGACGACCTGGCGTTAATGTTGCCGCTGACCGGCCGCCGGGACACGACTGCTGCCGGGTCCCCGCAAGCGACGGCGGCGGCGGCCCCGGCGACGGCGGGCGCCGCACAAGGCAGTCTGGTGGTGCGCCTGTCGGCCGAAGTGCTGGACGCTGGTGTGCGCAGCCGCATGATCGATGCCATCACCGTCGTGGCCGTGGCCCTGGTCGCGGCCATGGAGATGTTGCTGCTGCTGTCGCTGTTGATGAACCGCGCCATCGCGGCACGTGGTCTGGCCACGGACGGCACGCGCGTCGGCCCCGATGACGCATCGGACATCGGCCGCATCGCGCGTCCCGTCATGTTCGGCTTTCTGTTTGCATGGGCGATGCCGCTGAGCTTCCTGCCCCTTTATGCACGCAGCCTGCCCGAGGGCTGGATCAACCTGCCGCCCAATGTGTTGCTGGCATTGCCCATCTCGGTAGAGATGGGCTGCGGCCTGTTGACCGCCCTGCTGGCCGGACGCCTGACCGACCGGCGCGGCTGGCAATTCCCCGTGTTGACCGGTTTGGGCGTGACCTTCCTGGGCATGCTGGCCTGCGCGGGGGCGAGCAGCCTGCCCGCGTTCGCTGGCGCCCGCGGCCTGGTCGGACTGGGCTATGGCCTGACGTGGATGGGGCTGCAGGGCTTCATCGTCACGCGCAGTCCGGCGCAATACCGTGGCCGCAATATGACCAGCGTCATCGCAGGCCTGTTCGCGGGCCACCTGACGGGCGCCGCAGTCGGGGCCATGTTGATGGAGCAGCTGGGCTTTCGCTTCGTTTTCGGCATCGGCGCCCTGATGTTGGCCATGCCGGTGCTGGGCGTGCTGATCCTGATGCGGCCTTATATGGCGAAGGCGGCCGACCGGGTGAAAGCAGCGGTGGCCAACGCGGCAAGCGCCGCGGCATCGGTTGCATCGGCGGCCGCTGGGTCGGCAGCCGTTGCAGTTGCAGCAACCGCGGCGGCTGCGGCCACGCCGACAGGCAAGCCGCCCCGCGCCGGCTTCGCGCGCACCGCGCGTCTCGTATTCACACGCGATTTCGGCTTGCTGCTGCTGGGCAGCGTGATTCCCTTCTCCGTCGCGCAAGTGGGACTGCTGTCCTTTGCCTTGCCGCTCTACCTGGAGCACGCCGGCGTGGCGGCGTCCAGCATCGGCCGCGTGCTGATGATCTACGGGCTCTGCGTCATCTACGTCGGCCCCTTGATGGGTCGTCTGGTGGATCGCTCCACCGCGAAGAAAACCTGGATCGTGCTGGGCGGCATCGTGGGCAGCGCGGGGATGATAGGGCTCTACTTCGGCGGCGGCCTGGCTGCGGCCACGCTTGCGGTCTTCCTGCTCGCGGTGGCGAGCTGCTTCTCCGGCGCATCGCAATCGCCCTACATGCTGGCCTTGCCGCGCGTGCAAGGCTACGGCGCAGCCGGCGCGACCAGCGTGATGCGCGCGGCGGACAAGTTGGGTCAGATGGCGGGACCGCTGATGTTGGGCGCGCTGTTCGGCAGCATCGGCATGAACACCAGCTTGGCGATCGTGGGCGGCGTCTATCTGGCCGCCACCCTGCTTTTCCTGTTGCTGGCG